In Dehalococcoidia bacterium, the genomic window GGTCCCGCAGCATTCGCCGCAGGGCCTGCCCGGAGATGTAGGGGATGGCGCTTCCATCTGGCAGGGTCACCTTCTTGGCCACCACCACGTTGCCCTCAGTGTGCGAGGCGTTCACGTTGGCGGCCGAAACCTTTGCCAGATAGCCGATAACGATGGCCTTGCTCATGTCAGCCCTCCTGGGTTGGTTCGCGCCTTTCCTTGCGCAAATATGCGTTCATGGCGTAGATGGAAAGGATGGTCTTGACGCGAAGCCAGGACATGCCAGCGATGCGTTCGCCTTTCTCTATGTTCAAGAGGGCCTCAGGAACGTTCGTCTCTAGGCGGAATTGGGCATCGTTTAGGACGCGGTAGAACGCCTCGGGGTTTTTGGCGTTTCGCAGGTCATAGAGGAGCCCCATCTCCCTTTGCTCATGTGCCTTCTCGCCAAGGTGGTGGCCAAACCCCGCTAGGGTTCGCTGGAATTGCTCGTCCATTCCCATCACCTCCCGTGCATACGCTTCTAAGATCTGAAGGGTGCCCTCCACCAAGGGCCTGCGGTTCTCCTCACGCGCCCGCACTTCGTACAGGAACTCCGCCACGCCGGGGAAAGGGTCGTCAAAGGTCAACACCGCCCAGGCGATACGGTCGCGCCACATGGTCTCCCACTTCCCCTGCCTCTGGGCTCGGAACTGTTCGAAGATGTGCACCACACGGGCGTGGCGGTTGTTGTCCAGAGGCGAGACCACGTCTAGCCATCGCTCGTAGAGGCGGAATAGGTGGTGGAGACGGGTGAACTCGCGCAGGGCAGTCATTTGGAAGGCTTGCCCTGGCTTGCCGGTGATGGCGTACAAGGTGATGGGTGGCGGTGGGGCAGGGGTGGTCCCAAGCAATCCTGCGAGCAACTGACGCCCTTCCGGGTCGAGGACGTCGGAACTGCGGGCGTGGGAGAAAAGGGCCAGCAGCAGGCCGAGGGCCGTCTCGTGCACGTAGGGGCCGGAGAAGGCCGTCGGGGCATTCCCTCCCTTGTCCTGGCGGGCCTGTATCCAGGGGCGCAGGACGCTCCGGTGGAGTTGTGCCAGAAGCCCCAGCTCCGAGTGGAACACGAAGATGTGAAGAGCATCCTGGCCCTGGGCCTTCCACAACCAGCCCACGTAGGCGGCAGCGCCGGCCAGGGCGCAGCGGGCACAGAGCCTCGTCCCTCGCTTCAGGCCTGGATAGAAGTTGCCGAACTTGTCGGGGTCCACCAGTAGTGGCAACATCCACATCTTGGCGTCTGTCAGGGGCGCGTCCTCCCCACAGATGTCGCACGTCCCGGGCTTCTTGGTGAGGTCGAGCTTGAGGTCAAATATGGGTGGTTGAGTGGGATAGGTCTCCCCCCCAATAGTCACCTTTTGGCCGGGGGCTCCAGCTACCTTTATGAACAGGTTAGTGGGATAGACCCAGTTGGTCTTTTCGTACTCGCGGAGCTGGCCGGAGGCCAGGTCATAATAAAGGCCCTTCTTGCCTGTCTTTTGGGTGAGCTGGTCCAAGACCCAGCTGCGCACTCGGTCGATGGTGTGGTCTCCCTCCCCAAGGCCGTGGGCCAGCACCACGAGACCGGTGTCCACCCAGAAGTTGCCCGTGCTCCTCTTTAGCGCGATACTTACGGTGGTCATTTTTGGGCAAAGCGTACATGTGTTCTCTGCCGTTGTCAAGCCTTGTGGGCTGGTTTACTGATGGGGCTGGGGCGGTTGTGGGAGCAGGCGTTGGCGCCACTGCCGTAGGTGGGCGGCGTGCTCCTGGTAGTGCCCCCAGGTGTCCCAGCGCAGGCGGCGTCGCAGCCGGGCCTCGGTGCGCCCGGGGATGTAGGGCAGGCTGGCCAGGCACTGCATGAGGCGATGGTGGACGTCGTGGGCCCGCTGCCAGGTCTGGACCAGGGAGAGGCCACGCCAATGCTCCTGCTGGCGCGCGTTGAAGGCATCGATGTTGCCGTAGCGGGGCAGGGGCTTCCCCGCCAGAATGATGGGGGCGGCCTTGATGAACTCCTCCTCCCAGGTGGCGATGTGGCAGAGGAGGTCGCGGGCCGACCAGTGGCCCACGGCCCCAGGCTGCGTCATCTCCTCCTCCGACAGCCCATCCAGCAGGGCCATGAGCGCCCGCCATTCCGAGTCCACCAGCGCCAACAGCTCTTCCCGTGTGCGGCCCGGCACGTGTCACCTCTGGCCAACAGGGCGCACGCCGTGCTTCTCAAGGACGCGGCGGAGGTACTGGCCGGTGAGGCTCTCCTCCACCTGCGCCACCTCCTCGGGGGTGCCCTCGGCCACCACCCAGCCGCCGCGGTCGCCACCGCCGGGGCCCAGGTCGATGATGTGGTCCGCCTGCTTGATGACGTCCAGGTGGTGCTCGATGACCACCACCGTGTTGCCGGCGTCCACCAGGCGGTGAAGGACCCTGATGAGGTTGTTTACGTCCTCGAAGGAGAGGCCGGTGGTGGGCTCGTCCAGTATGTATAGGGTCCGGCCTGTGGCGCGCCGAGAGAGCTCTGCCGCCAGCTTCACCCTCTGGGCCTCCCCACCCGAGAGGGTGGTGGCTGGCTGGCCCAGGCAGATGTACCCCAGGCCCACATCGTATAAGGTCTGCAACTTTTGGCGCACTTGGGGGAAGGCCTCGAAGAACTCCAGGGCCTCCTCCACCGTCATGTCCAGCACATCGGCGATGTTCTTGCCCCGGAAGGTTATCTCCAGGGTCTCTCGATTGTAACGCTTGCCGTGGCAGACCTCGCATGGCACTTCCACATCTGGTAGGAACTGCATCTCGATCTGGATGTAGCCCTCTCCCTGGCAGGCCTCGCACCTTCCCCCTTTGACGTTGAAGGAGAAGCGACCAGGCCTGTAGCCCCGCAGTCGGGCCTCAGGGACGGAGGCGAAAAGCTCCCTAATCGGCGTAAAGGCGCCCGTGTATGTGGCAGGGTTGGAGCGAGGGGTGCGCCCGATGGGGGACTGGTCGATGTTGATGACCTTGTCGATATGCTCCAGCCCCTCAATGGCGTCGTGGAGACCTGGGCGATCCTTGGCCCCATAGAGGACCTGGGCCGCCTTCTTGTACAGGATCTCGAACACCAGGGTCGATTTGCCCGAGCCAGATACGCCCGTTACGCATACGAACTTGCCCAGGGGTATGCGCACGGTGATGTTCTTAAGGTTGAACTCCCGCGCTCCGCGCACCACGATCTCTCTGCCGTTGCCCGGGCGGCGTCTGCTGGGGAGGGGGATCTCCTTGCGCCCGGAAAGGTAGGCCCCAGTGATGGACTGAGGGTGGGAGCAGATGTCCTCCAGGGTGCCTGTGGCCACCACATATCCTCCATGGCGGCCTGCCCCTGGCCCCAGGTCGATGATGTAGTCGGCAGCCCGGATCATGGCCTCGTCGTGCTCCACGACGATGACCGTGTTGCCCAGGTCCCTCAGCCGCTTGAGGGTGGCGATGAGGCGGTCTTCATCGGCGGGGTGGAGGCCGATGGAGGGCTCATCGCAGACGTAGAGGACGCCCATGAGCCCGGAGCCGATCTGGGTGGCCAGGCGGATGCGCTGTGCCTCCCCCCCGGCCAGGGTGCCGGTGCGGCGGTCCAGGGTGAGGTAGTCCAGCCCCACGTCCACCAGGAAGCGAAGGCGGTTCTCAATCTCCTTCAGGATCTGCCGTGCGATGGTGCGCTCCCGCTCGGTGAGAGGGCTATCGGGGCCCTGGAGACGTTCCACCCACTGCAGGGCCTGGCGGATGTCCATGCGGGTGACCTCGTAGATGTTCATGCCGTCGACGGTGACGGCTAGGGATTCGGGGCGGAGTCGGGCGCCCTTGCAACTGGGGCAAGGGCTCTCCCGCATGTAGCGCTCGATCTCCGCCCGCACATAGTCTGACTCCGTCTCCCGATAGCGCCGCTCCAGGTTGGGGATGACTCCTTCATAGGTGGTCTCGTACACGGAGGTGCGGCCGTGCTGGTTGGTGAAGCGCACCGCTACAGGCTCAGGGGCCCCATAGAGGATGATGCGCATGTGCTGGGGCGAAAGCTCCCGCACCGGGACGTGGGGGGAGAACCCGTACTTCTCGGCTACGGCCTCGAGGAGGCGGTAGTACCACTGGGAGGTGGAGGCAGCACGGGCCCAGGGTTGGATAGCGCCCTGCGCTAAGGAGAGGTCCTTGTTGGGGATTATGAGGTCAGGGTCCAGCTCCAGGCGCATGCCCAGGCCGGAGCACTGGCGGCAGGCGCCGTGGGGGGAGTTGAAGCTGAAGTTGCGGGGCTCCAGCTCGCCCAGTGATATGCCGCAATGGACGCAAGCGAAGTGCTCCGAGAAGAGCCGCTCCTCCTCCCCCTCCACCCACACCACCACTGTGCCACCGCCCAGCTTGAGGGCTGTCTCGAGAGAGTCGGCCAGGCGGACACGGAAGGCTTGGGCCTCCTCCCCCTCCAGAGGCTCCATCACCAGACGGTCCACTACCACCTCGATGGTGTGGTTCCGGTAGCGGTCCAGGGCAATGTCCTCGTCCAGGGATCTGATCTGGCCATCGATGCGTGCCCGCACGTACCCGGATCGTCGCAGGTCCTCCAGCACTTGCTGGTGTTCCCCTTTACGCCCCTTGATCACGG contains:
- a CDS encoding DinB family protein, producing MPGRTREELLALVDSEWRALMALLDGLSEEEMTQPGAVGHWSARDLLCHIATWEEEFIKAAPIILAGKPLPRYGNIDAFNARQQEHWRGLSLVQTWQRAHDVHHRLMQCLASLPYIPGRTEARLRRRLRWDTWGHYQEHAAHLRQWRQRLLPQPPQPHQ
- the uvrA gene encoding excinuclease ABC subunit UvrA, whose product is MPLEAIVVRGAREHNLKNIDVVIPRDKLVVITGVSGSGKSSLAFDTIYAEGQRRYIESLSAYARQFLGRMEKPDVDHIDGLSPAISIDQKGASHNPRSTVATQTEIYDYLRLLFARVGHPHCHQCGRPIQRQTVQQMVDNVLSLPVGRRIMIMAPVIKGRKGEHQQVLEDLRRSGYVRARIDGQIRSLDEDIALDRYRNHTIEVVVDRLVMEPLEGEEAQAFRVRLADSLETALKLGGGTVVVWVEGEEERLFSEHFACVHCGISLGELEPRNFSFNSPHGACRQCSGLGMRLELDPDLIIPNKDLSLAQGAIQPWARAASTSQWYYRLLEAVAEKYGFSPHVPVRELSPQHMRIILYGAPEPVAVRFTNQHGRTSVYETTYEGVIPNLERRYRETESDYVRAEIERYMRESPCPSCKGARLRPESLAVTVDGMNIYEVTRMDIRQALQWVERLQGPDSPLTERERTIARQILKEIENRLRFLVDVGLDYLTLDRRTGTLAGGEAQRIRLATQIGSGLMGVLYVCDEPSIGLHPADEDRLIATLKRLRDLGNTVIVVEHDEAMIRAADYIIDLGPGAGRHGGYVVATGTLEDICSHPQSITGAYLSGRKEIPLPSRRRPGNGREIVVRGAREFNLKNITVRIPLGKFVCVTGVSGSGKSTLVFEILYKKAAQVLYGAKDRPGLHDAIEGLEHIDKVINIDQSPIGRTPRSNPATYTGAFTPIRELFASVPEARLRGYRPGRFSFNVKGGRCEACQGEGYIQIEMQFLPDVEVPCEVCHGKRYNRETLEITFRGKNIADVLDMTVEEALEFFEAFPQVRQKLQTLYDVGLGYICLGQPATTLSGGEAQRVKLAAELSRRATGRTLYILDEPTTGLSFEDVNNLIRVLHRLVDAGNTVVVIEHHLDVIKQADHIIDLGPGGGDRGGWVVAEGTPEEVAQVEESLTGQYLRRVLEKHGVRPVGQR